Proteins encoded in a region of the Flavobacterium sp. MDT1-60 genome:
- a CDS encoding TonB-dependent receptor, with protein MEKLKLLLLAFFLGLSINSWAQKTEITGVIVDDKSMPLPAANVLESGTSNNIVTDFDGKFKINVSNKNATLIISFMGFDDQRLKLDGVKTNYTIKLASSSTNLEQVVVVGYGKGSRKNLTTAVTSVKAEQLNNGVIADVGQLLQGKVAGLNVSTSGDPTKGSSVVLRGASTLNSSQGPFYVVDGIPGVDISIIAPEDIVTIDVLKDAAATAIYGNRAANGVIMVTTKRGSKDKTQISYSNYFGFENVSNQLDMMNASQLREFTTKNNLSFTPENDKGADTDWQKEILRGGAASSSHNLSMSGGGEHGNYFASISALNKEGVLMGSDFSRIIAHLAVEQFAFDDKLKIGLNVTNSNSKYANVPQRNTVLLQSVSHLPVSPVRNPDGSFFENFIQTSYFNPVALIEHGDDDTKTNNFVGSITAELKLPYGFSYNLNVSYQQLNTLHGEFYDSYYQKYNSATFYNNPDPPLTKTLVNFGVNGSALRNSYQNTNTIVESFLNWDRTFGDHKIKAVVGYSWQEDVLGDGFQATATNFPVDNVSYNNLALSNYTSVNGYVVNFGDSRAYQKKRLISEFARLNYNYKDKYLLQGTIRRDGGSVFGTNNQWGYFPSVGGAWRIDKEGFMQGQKIFDDLKFRASYGQTGNSSGFNAYTAQFISGSLGTFYYNGQQIGAYGPNQAANPDLKWEKTSTANIGIDFTILKGKVSASVDVYDKKTTDMIFNYAVNPVLVPVGTIVANGGNMSNKGIEASLNINAIRTKNFSWTTNINGSHNKNEITKLRNPLFIGGDSIRRVQPDGGGQTGSTLQIFKEGKPLGQFFTLKYAGKNASGVSQYVAKDGSLTTTPAIGTDYHYAGSAQPKFMLGWDNNFTYKKFDLNIFFRGVFGNKIFNATRADLFRPATAMTSNILVDAADESPNDLNAYKYSTRFIEDGSYLRLDNLTLGYDFGKVGRYIKKVRIYETMNNLFVITNYSGIDPEVEQGGTAPGVDSNNFYPKTRTFLFGVNVVF; from the coding sequence ATGGAAAAACTTAAGCTTTTATTACTAGCCTTTTTTCTAGGTCTCTCAATTAATTCCTGGGCACAAAAAACTGAAATTACAGGTGTCATTGTAGATGATAAGAGTATGCCGTTACCTGCAGCCAATGTGCTCGAAAGTGGGACTTCGAATAATATCGTGACAGATTTTGATGGAAAATTCAAAATAAATGTTTCAAACAAAAACGCTACCCTGATCATTTCTTTTATGGGATTTGATGACCAGCGTCTTAAACTGGATGGCGTTAAAACCAATTATACTATTAAACTGGCTTCTAGTTCTACGAATTTAGAGCAGGTTGTCGTAGTAGGTTACGGAAAAGGATCTCGTAAAAACCTGACCACTGCTGTTACTTCTGTAAAGGCTGAACAATTAAATAATGGAGTTATTGCTGATGTGGGACAATTGCTGCAAGGTAAAGTTGCAGGTTTAAATGTTTCTACCAGTGGTGACCCTACTAAAGGTTCGTCGGTAGTTTTACGTGGGGCGTCTACATTAAATAGTTCTCAGGGACCGTTTTATGTTGTAGATGGTATTCCGGGTGTTGATATTTCTATTATTGCTCCTGAGGATATTGTTACGATTGATGTTTTGAAAGATGCCGCGGCAACTGCTATTTATGGTAACCGTGCTGCAAATGGAGTTATTATGGTAACTACAAAAAGAGGAAGTAAAGACAAAACCCAGATTAGCTACAGTAATTATTTTGGATTTGAGAATGTTTCAAACCAACTTGATATGATGAATGCAAGCCAGCTGAGAGAATTTACAACCAAAAACAATTTAAGCTTTACTCCTGAAAATGATAAAGGAGCAGATACAGACTGGCAAAAAGAAATTCTTAGAGGCGGAGCAGCATCAAGCAGTCATAACCTTTCAATGAGTGGTGGTGGCGAACATGGCAATTATTTTGCAAGTATATCTGCCCTGAACAAAGAAGGTGTTTTAATGGGCAGTGATTTTTCAAGAATAATTGCACACTTGGCCGTTGAGCAATTTGCTTTTGACGATAAATTGAAAATTGGGTTGAATGTAACCAACTCTAACAGTAAATATGCAAATGTACCACAACGTAATACTGTACTTTTACAATCAGTGAGTCACCTTCCGGTTTCTCCTGTAAGAAATCCGGATGGATCTTTTTTCGAAAATTTCATTCAGACAAGTTACTTTAATCCTGTAGCCTTAATTGAGCACGGAGACGATGATACAAAAACAAATAATTTTGTTGGAAGTATTACTGCCGAATTAAAACTTCCTTATGGATTCTCTTATAACTTAAATGTATCGTATCAGCAATTAAATACATTACATGGTGAGTTTTATGACAGCTATTATCAAAAATACAATAGTGCCACTTTCTACAACAACCCAGATCCACCTCTGACAAAAACATTAGTGAATTTTGGTGTAAACGGATCAGCATTAAGAAACTCTTATCAAAATACCAATACTATTGTAGAGAGCTTTTTAAACTGGGACAGAACTTTTGGTGATCATAAAATCAAGGCAGTTGTTGGTTATTCATGGCAGGAAGATGTTTTAGGTGATGGATTCCAGGCTACAGCAACAAATTTCCCTGTAGATAATGTGAGTTATAATAACCTTGCTTTAAGCAACTATACATCTGTTAATGGGTATGTTGTCAATTTTGGAGACAGCAGAGCTTATCAGAAAAAACGTCTGATCTCTGAATTTGCACGTTTAAACTACAATTACAAAGACAAGTACCTTTTGCAGGGAACCATCAGAAGAGATGGAGGTTCTGTATTTGGAACAAACAATCAATGGGGTTATTTCCCTTCAGTAGGTGGAGCATGGAGAATTGACAAAGAAGGTTTCATGCAAGGCCAAAAGATTTTTGATGATTTGAAATTTCGTGCAAGTTACGGGCAAACCGGTAACTCTTCAGGATTTAATGCTTACACGGCTCAATTTATTTCAGGAAGTTTGGGAACATTCTATTATAACGGACAACAAATTGGAGCTTACGGACCAAATCAGGCCGCAAATCCTGATTTGAAATGGGAAAAAACTTCTACAGCTAATATTGGAATTGATTTTACAATATTAAAAGGAAAAGTATCTGCTTCTGTGGATGTGTATGACAAGAAAACAACTGATATGATTTTCAATTATGCTGTAAATCCGGTACTTGTACCAGTGGGAACAATTGTAGCCAATGGAGGTAATATGTCGAACAAAGGTATTGAAGCATCTTTGAACATAAATGCAATCAGAACGAAAAATTTCAGCTGGACAACCAATATAAACGGTTCGCACAACAAGAATGAAATCACTAAATTAAGAAATCCATTATTTATTGGCGGAGATTCAATTAGAAGAGTTCAGCCTGATGGTGGAGGACAAACAGGAAGTACATTGCAAATTTTTAAAGAAGGAAAACCTCTTGGACAGTTTTTTACACTTAAATATGCAGGAAAAAATGCAAGTGGTGTTTCTCAGTATGTTGCAAAAGACGGAAGTTTAACTACTACGCCGGCAATTGGTACAGATTACCATTATGCAGGAAGTGCACAGCCTAAGTTTATGTTAGGATGGGATAATAATTTCACTTATAAGAAATTTGATTTAAATATCTTTTTCAGAGGTGTATTTGGAAATAAAATTTTCAACGCTACCCGTGCAGATTTGTTCAGGCCAGCTACGGCAATGACCTCAAATATTCTTGTCGATGCGGCAGATGAATCACCAAACGATTTGAATGCTTATAAGTACTCGACGCGTTTTATAGAAGATGGAAGTTATCTTAGATTGGACAACCTTACTTTAGGTTATGATTTTGGTAAAGTGGGCAGGTACATTAAAAAAGTACGTATCTACGAAACAATGAATAATCTGTTTGTAATCACTAATTATTCAGGAATTGATCCGGAAGTAGAACAAGGCGGAACAGCACCTGGTGTAGACTCCAATAACTTCTATCCTAAAACCAGAACATTCTTGTTTGGTGTAAACGTGGTATTCTAA
- a CDS encoding alpha-N-acetylglucosaminidase — MKNKRSNSLKANIVFFVLLFFVVPHGYSKNEENTKSSMAVLERLIGDRAKEFDLLIIENKDQNNSDSFEIETIGNRVKITATSNSSICYAAYTFLRDIGAVSVSWEGNRIDLPKTWPKYSKRQSTPFKYRKYLNACTFGYTTPWWDWKRWEQEIDWMALHGINLPTAMEGQEAVWQLLWKEYGLTNSELEAHFAGPAFLPWQRMGNINSLEGPLPQGWINKKEAVQKNIIQRMKALDMYSVVPAFSGYVPKAFAAKHPESKISELKSWSGGGFESTYLLDSKDPLFKEIGKRFIEIYIKLYGKSDFYLADSFNEITPPVSEEHKYEELSDYGKTIFETINEAAPGATWVMQGWLFGDNKEFWTKEATSAFLSKVPNDRMIIQDYANDRYKVWENQEAFYGKQWTYGYVHNYGGSNPVYGDLNFYKNELTGLLKNPNKGNLIGYGVMPEGLNNNSIVYEYLYDLPWTQGEESVNDWLKKYLNARYGGNTADPVFQAWQLLIKSVYSTRYWETRWWEDKAGAYLFFKRPTLKITEFKGNPGDKVVLKEALDIFKKESKNFDKKNLYHYDVLETSRHYYSLCIDDLLIECVKAYEINDIKKGDALFKEIEKTALDIDKMLSGEALNDLNYWIKSASDYGSTPEESKLYVKNAKTLITLWGGEGHLNDYASRSWRGMYKGFYWPRWKMFLQALKTAKVNKTPFAESNENELIKQWEINWCDRN, encoded by the coding sequence ATGAAAAATAAAAGATCTAATTCCCTAAAAGCTAATATTGTTTTTTTTGTGCTGTTATTTTTTGTTGTGCCGCACGGGTATAGTAAAAATGAAGAAAATACAAAAAGCTCCATGGCTGTATTAGAGAGACTGATTGGCGATCGGGCAAAAGAGTTTGATTTACTTATTATTGAAAACAAAGATCAAAACAATTCGGATTCGTTTGAAATAGAAACAATCGGAAACAGAGTAAAAATTACCGCAACATCGAATTCTTCAATTTGTTATGCAGCTTATACCTTTCTTAGAGATATTGGAGCCGTTTCAGTTAGTTGGGAAGGAAACAGAATCGATTTGCCTAAGACATGGCCAAAATATTCAAAAAGACAATCTACACCTTTTAAATACAGAAAATATCTAAATGCCTGTACGTTCGGATATACAACCCCTTGGTGGGATTGGAAGCGTTGGGAACAAGAAATAGACTGGATGGCGCTTCACGGTATAAATCTGCCTACTGCAATGGAAGGACAAGAAGCAGTTTGGCAGTTATTATGGAAAGAATACGGCTTAACTAACAGTGAGTTAGAAGCACATTTTGCAGGACCTGCATTTTTGCCCTGGCAAAGAATGGGAAATATAAACAGTCTCGAAGGTCCACTGCCCCAGGGCTGGATTAATAAAAAAGAAGCGGTTCAGAAAAATATCATACAAAGAATGAAAGCATTGGATATGTATTCGGTAGTGCCCGCTTTTAGTGGTTATGTGCCAAAAGCATTTGCAGCGAAACATCCGGAATCTAAAATAAGTGAATTAAAATCCTGGTCCGGAGGCGGTTTTGAAAGTACGTATTTATTAGACTCCAAAGATCCATTATTTAAAGAGATAGGAAAACGATTTATAGAAATCTACATTAAATTATATGGCAAGTCGGATTTTTATTTAGCCGATTCTTTTAATGAAATAACACCGCCTGTATCTGAAGAACATAAATATGAAGAACTTTCAGATTATGGAAAAACAATATTTGAAACCATTAACGAAGCTGCACCTGGAGCAACATGGGTGATGCAGGGATGGCTTTTTGGGGACAATAAAGAGTTTTGGACCAAAGAAGCTACAAGTGCTTTTCTTAGTAAAGTGCCTAATGACAGAATGATCATTCAGGATTATGCCAATGATCGATATAAAGTTTGGGAAAATCAGGAAGCTTTTTACGGAAAACAATGGACGTATGGTTATGTACATAATTATGGAGGCTCTAATCCTGTTTATGGAGATTTGAATTTTTATAAAAATGAACTTACCGGTTTATTAAAGAACCCGAATAAAGGGAATCTTATAGGTTATGGTGTAATGCCGGAAGGTTTAAACAATAATTCGATCGTTTACGAATATCTTTATGATCTTCCGTGGACACAAGGAGAGGAATCTGTAAATGACTGGCTAAAAAAATATCTTAATGCCCGATACGGAGGAAATACTGCTGATCCTGTTTTTCAGGCCTGGCAATTATTAATTAAGTCGGTTTACAGTACCAGATATTGGGAAACGCGCTGGTGGGAAGACAAGGCCGGAGCATATTTGTTTTTTAAGAGACCAACTTTAAAAATTACAGAATTTAAAGGAAATCCCGGAGATAAAGTTGTCTTAAAAGAAGCTTTGGATATTTTCAAAAAGGAAAGTAAAAATTTCGATAAAAAAAATCTTTACCATTATGATGTATTAGAGACTTCAAGACATTATTATTCGCTTTGCATCGATGATCTATTAATAGAATGCGTGAAAGCATATGAAATAAATGACATAAAAAAAGGCGATGCATTATTTAAAGAAATAGAAAAAACTGCTTTGGATATAGATAAGATGCTTTCCGGAGAAGCTTTGAATGATTTGAATTACTGGATAAAATCTGCTTCAGATTATGGAAGTACTCCTGAAGAATCAAAATTATATGTAAAAAATGCAAAAACGCTGATCACGCTTTGGGGCGGAGAAGGCCATCTGAATGATTATGCGTCCAGATCCTGGCGAGGAATGTATAAAGGTTTTTATTGGCCAAGATGGAAAATGTTTCTTCAGGCATTAAAAACAGCAAAAGTGAATAAAACACCATTTGCAGAATCAAATGAAAATGAATTAATAAAACAATGGGAAATAAATTGGTGCGATAGAAACTAA
- a CDS encoding TetR/AcrR family transcriptional regulator, which produces MEFQVKFDINEKIFLRNPESSELGKLMVKKSIDLIYDLGFEQFTFKKLAIEINSTEATIYRYFENKHRLLLYILNWYWSYMEFLVTFKLENIIDKKERLNIIVGLLTHEFPESTSQFDYNKKLLNQIVIAESSKVYLVKEVAEINKDEVFKPYKDLCGKIAEVISEYNSRYKYPRSLSTTLIETSHQQQYFSVNLPKLTDVSSQVNSEFTSQFIKDFLFKVLD; this is translated from the coding sequence ATGGAATTTCAAGTAAAATTTGATATAAACGAAAAGATATTCCTGCGAAATCCTGAAAGCAGTGAATTAGGTAAATTAATGGTGAAAAAATCTATTGACCTGATTTATGATCTTGGTTTTGAACAATTTACCTTTAAGAAACTGGCCATAGAAATAAACAGTACCGAGGCTACTATTTACAGGTATTTTGAGAATAAGCACCGTCTTCTGCTCTATATTTTAAACTGGTATTGGTCTTATATGGAATTTTTAGTGACCTTTAAATTAGAAAACATAATTGATAAAAAAGAAAGGCTAAATATAATTGTCGGCTTACTTACTCACGAATTCCCGGAAAGTACCAGTCAATTTGACTACAACAAAAAGCTGCTCAATCAAATTGTTATTGCAGAAAGCAGTAAAGTATATTTGGTCAAAGAAGTTGCAGAAATCAATAAAGATGAGGTATTCAAACCCTACAAAGACTTATGCGGAAAGATAGCAGAAGTTATCTCAGAATATAATTCACGATATAAATATCCAAGATCGTTAAGCACTACTTTGATTGAGACTTCTCATCAACAGCAATATTTTAGTGTCAATTTACCAAAACTTACCGACGTCTCCTCACAGGTAAACTCGGAATTTACCAGTCAATTTATTAAAGATTTTTTATTTAAAGTTTTGGATTAG
- a CDS encoding bestrophin family protein produces the protein MLINTKIPVSYLFNKVKHEILYVLIIGTLVHYLTTQFENIIPVMPITVPAFIGTAISVILSFKLSQSYDRWWEARKIWGSIVNDSRSFVLQLQSFVAKENQNEIREIAFRHIAWCYSLGQSLRGLDAIENLENFISDKDIEEIAKQSNKPLALLQLNTLQILELKEKKSMSIFSQIQLNNTLVNFSNAMGMAERIKNTIFPVTYRIFLHFFIYIFIVTLSIALRDIKSYFEIPLLLTISTMFFLLERSATHMQDPFRNRPTDTPMTAIARTIEINIKELLKESEIPKPLQPEKFYLS, from the coding sequence ATGCTGATCAATACTAAAATCCCGGTTTCCTATCTTTTTAATAAGGTAAAACATGAAATTTTATATGTATTAATTATTGGCACTTTAGTTCATTATCTTACTACTCAATTTGAAAATATTATTCCGGTAATGCCCATTACAGTGCCTGCATTTATTGGAACAGCCATTTCTGTTATTCTTTCATTTAAACTCAGTCAGTCCTACGATCGTTGGTGGGAAGCCCGAAAAATATGGGGAAGCATTGTAAATGACAGCCGAAGTTTTGTACTGCAGCTACAGTCTTTTGTAGCCAAAGAAAATCAAAATGAAATTAGAGAAATTGCTTTTAGGCATATTGCATGGTGCTATAGTCTGGGACAGAGCCTTCGCGGCCTTGACGCGATTGAGAATTTAGAGAATTTTATCTCTGATAAAGACATAGAAGAAATAGCAAAACAAAGCAATAAACCTCTGGCATTATTACAGTTAAATACCCTTCAAATATTAGAATTGAAAGAAAAAAAATCGATGAGCATCTTCTCACAAATTCAATTAAATAATACCTTAGTCAATTTTTCAAATGCTATGGGAATGGCTGAGCGTATTAAAAACACTATTTTTCCTGTAACTTATCGCATATTTCTGCACTTTTTTATCTACATCTTTATTGTCACGCTTTCTATTGCACTGCGGGATATAAAAAGTTATTTTGAAATTCCCCTGCTTTTGACTATCTCAACAATGTTTTTTCTTTTGGAAAGATCAGCTACCCATATGCAGGATCCTTTTAGAAATCGCCCCACTGATACTCCTATGACAGCAATAGCAAGAACAATTGAAATCAATATTAAAGAGTTATTAAAAGAATCGGAAATACCTAAACCGCTACAGCCGGAAAAATTTTATTTATCATAA
- a CDS encoding carbonic anhydrase family protein: protein MKTLTKEMQAAITPSKALELLKEGNQRFVSNLKINRNLLQQANETSDGQHPFAVILSCIDSRTSAELIFDQGLGDIFSVRIAGNIINEDILGSMEFGCKVAGSKIIVVLGHTKCGAVKGACDHVEMGNLTALLTKIRPAVDDENETKENRNSGNAAFVENVSIINVKRTVKSIMERSPILKEMIEKGEIGIVGGSHDITTGEVTFFPY, encoded by the coding sequence ATGAAAACGTTAACGAAAGAAATGCAGGCCGCTATAACTCCTTCCAAAGCTTTAGAGCTTTTAAAGGAAGGAAACCAGAGATTTGTAAGCAACCTGAAAATAAACCGTAATCTTTTACAGCAGGCCAATGAAACTTCAGATGGGCAGCATCCTTTTGCTGTAATTCTTAGCTGTATAGACAGCCGAACATCTGCCGAATTAATTTTTGACCAGGGACTTGGTGATATTTTCAGTGTGCGTATTGCCGGAAATATTATCAATGAGGATATTTTAGGCAGTATGGAATTTGGCTGTAAAGTGGCAGGGTCAAAAATTATTGTAGTACTGGGCCATACAAAATGCGGCGCTGTAAAAGGTGCCTGCGATCACGTTGAAATGGGTAATCTGACAGCGTTGCTGACAAAAATAAGACCAGCAGTTGATGATGAGAACGAGACTAAAGAAAACCGCAATTCAGGTAATGCTGCTTTTGTAGAGAATGTTTCAATCATTAATGTTAAACGTACCGTTAAATCAATAATGGAACGCAGTCCTATCTTAAAAGAAATGATTGAAAAGGGTGAAATTGGAATTGTTGGGGGATCACACGATATTACTACAGGTGAAGTAACATTTTTTCCGTATTAA
- a CDS encoding rod shape-determining protein: MGLFDFMTVEIAMDLGTANTLIIYDGKIVVDSPSIVARDIRNGKIIAVGKEASLMQGKTHENIKTIRPLKDGVIADFDASEKMISWFIKNIPELKKSFFTPALRMVVCIPSGITEVEMRAVKESCERVNGKEVFLVHEPMAAAIGIGLDVMQPQGHIIVDIGGGTTEIAVIALGGIICDKSIKIAGDVFTNDILYFMRTHHNLYIGEATAEQIKIDVGAAMEELEFPPNDLLVRGRDLLTGKPKEIRITSREIAKALDKSILRIEDAIMVTLSLTPPELAADIYNTGLYLAGGGAMLRGLDKRISTKTDLPVYIAEDPLRAVVRGTGIVLKNIAKYRTVLIT; encoded by the coding sequence ATGGGGTTATTTGATTTTATGACAGTGGAAATAGCTATGGATTTAGGAACAGCTAATACTTTAATAATCTACGACGGAAAAATTGTTGTGGATAGTCCATCTATTGTGGCAAGGGATATTAGAAATGGGAAAATTATTGCCGTAGGTAAAGAAGCGAGTTTAATGCAAGGAAAGACACACGAGAATATTAAAACTATCCGCCCTCTTAAAGACGGGGTAATTGCAGATTTTGATGCATCAGAGAAAATGATTAGCTGGTTTATAAAAAACATACCTGAGTTAAAGAAGAGTTTTTTTACGCCTGCACTCCGAATGGTAGTATGCATTCCAAGTGGTATTACTGAAGTAGAAATGAGAGCGGTAAAAGAATCCTGTGAAAGAGTAAATGGAAAAGAAGTATTTTTAGTTCATGAGCCTATGGCTGCTGCAATTGGAATTGGTTTAGATGTGATGCAACCACAAGGGCATATCATTGTTGATATTGGGGGTGGAACCACAGAAATTGCGGTTATTGCCCTGGGAGGAATAATTTGTGACAAATCTATCAAAATTGCCGGAGATGTTTTTACCAATGACATCTTGTATTTTATGAGAACGCATCATAATTTATATATTGGTGAAGCCACGGCTGAGCAGATAAAAATAGATGTAGGTGCTGCCATGGAGGAACTGGAGTTTCCGCCTAATGATTTACTGGTTCGTGGAAGGGATTTGCTTACCGGAAAACCTAAAGAGATCCGAATTACCTCCAGAGAGATTGCAAAGGCTTTAGATAAATCAATATTAAGAATTGAAGACGCGATCATGGTAACGCTTTCCTTAACACCACCAGAACTGGCTGCAGATATTTACAATACAGGTTTGTATCTGGCAGGTGGGGGAGCAATGCTGCGTGGTCTTGATAAAAGAATATCAACAAAAACAGATCTTCCGGTTTATATTGCAGAAGATCCGTTACGAGCTGTCGTAAGGGGGACTGGTATTGTTTTAAAAAATATAGCTAAATATAGAACAGTATTGATAACATAG
- a CDS encoding glycerophosphodiester phosphodiesterase family protein: MIRTIKALFLFTVLLTACHCATKSKTPQKHVVEVQGHRGDRGNFPENTIPAFLSAVKKGAAVIELDVVISKDQKVVVSHETFMSAQYMSDPDGNPIAKEKERSYNLFEMTYDSIKRFDSGSRGNAGFPTQQKMKTYKPLLSEVIDSVEHYIKVNKLKPVSYNIEIKSEKADYGKRQPEPEVFSAMVMKIITDKGIEKKMNIQSFDPVLLNVFHKKYPKPTIAFLVGEGTLTENLAKLDFMPEIYSPNYKLLDKNQMDALRALKMKIIPWTVNEDAAIERMLALQVDGIITDYPEKVLKKL; the protein is encoded by the coding sequence ATGATAAGAACAATAAAGGCCCTATTTCTCTTTACTGTATTGCTGACGGCTTGTCACTGTGCAACCAAAAGTAAGACCCCACAAAAACATGTTGTTGAGGTGCAGGGACACCGTGGTGACCGTGGTAATTTTCCTGAGAATACCATCCCGGCATTTCTGAGCGCAGTAAAAAAAGGTGCAGCTGTTATTGAGCTTGATGTTGTGATTTCCAAAGATCAAAAGGTGGTGGTTTCGCATGAGACTTTTATGTCAGCTCAGTATATGTCAGATCCTGATGGAAACCCTATAGCGAAAGAAAAAGAACGCAGCTATAATCTTTTCGAAATGACTTATGACAGCATTAAACGATTTGACAGCGGTTCCAGAGGAAATGCTGGTTTTCCAACTCAGCAAAAAATGAAAACGTATAAACCATTGCTTTCGGAGGTAATCGATAGTGTGGAGCATTACATCAAAGTAAACAAGCTAAAACCGGTCAGTTACAATATCGAAATCAAGTCAGAAAAAGCAGATTACGGTAAAAGACAGCCAGAGCCAGAAGTGTTTTCTGCAATGGTGATGAAAATAATTACGGATAAAGGAATTGAAAAAAAGATGAATATCCAGTCTTTTGATCCGGTGCTTTTAAATGTTTTTCATAAAAAATACCCTAAACCAACCATTGCTTTTCTTGTTGGTGAAGGCACTTTGACAGAAAACCTGGCAAAGCTTGATTTCATGCCGGAGATTTATAGTCCGAATTATAAATTGCTGGACAAAAATCAGATGGATGCACTTCGAGCCCTGAAGATGAAAATTATACCATGGACAGTCAATGAAGATGCAGCTATTGAAAGAATGCTAGCACTACAGGTTGATGGAATTATTACAGACTATCCTGAAAAAGTATTAAAAAAATTATAA
- a CDS encoding calcineurin-like phosphoesterase family protein, giving the protein MKKTIILGALLVCSVLTAQTTVKGNVFEDLNQNGKKDKKEKGIANVAVTNGREVVVTDKKGNYILPVENNAIIAVIKPSGYKILVNKDNLPQFFYNFKPEGSPKSKFDGVLPTGKLPESVDFGLLPQKETADFTALIFGDPQPYNLEEVDFFTRGIVSEVEGIKNIPFGLSMGDLVGNDLSLFNPYIQAVKKIGIPWYNLLGNHDLNFDAKADNLADETYEAHFGPANYAFNYGKVHFIILDDVLYPDPRDNEGYWGGFTPEQMQFIENDLKTVPKDNLIVMAFHIPLSEPDVKDDSFRDSDRQKLFELLKDFPNTLSLSAHTHMQRQDFFDQKDGWLQEKPHHHYNIGTTSGDWYSGKLDEKGIPISVMRDGTPKGYAFIHFAGNQYTVDYKTAGKPQDYQMKVFTPKVVAKGKRTKSGVFVNFFMGSKKDKVVYRVDQGEWKEMEYVQAEDPSYVALVYEWELSEVLMPGRRSSDPEKSTHVWRGNIPSDLALGEHTIEIKATDMFGKIHTSSSNYRIDKVK; this is encoded by the coding sequence ATGAAAAAGACAATTATATTAGGTGCATTACTAGTTTGTAGTGTTTTGACAGCACAGACGACTGTCAAAGGAAACGTATTTGAAGATTTAAATCAAAACGGAAAAAAAGACAAAAAAGAAAAAGGTATTGCAAATGTTGCAGTAACCAATGGACGGGAAGTAGTGGTTACAGACAAAAAAGGAAACTATATACTTCCTGTGGAAAACAACGCCATTATTGCTGTAATTAAACCATCAGGTTATAAGATTTTGGTTAACAAAGATAATCTTCCACAGTTTTTTTACAATTTTAAACCAGAAGGTTCTCCTAAAAGTAAATTCGACGGTGTACTGCCAACCGGAAAGCTTCCTGAGTCAGTTGATTTTGGATTGCTTCCACAAAAAGAAACAGCTGATTTTACAGCACTTATTTTTGGAGATCCGCAGCCTTACAATCTTGAAGAAGTTGATTTTTTTACCAGAGGAATTGTTTCAGAGGTTGAAGGCATCAAGAATATTCCTTTTGGTTTAAGCATGGGTGATTTGGTAGGGAATGATCTTAGTTTATTCAATCCTTATATCCAGGCAGTAAAGAAAATTGGGATTCCATGGTACAACCTTTTGGGAAACCACGATTTAAATTTTGATGCCAAAGCAGATAATCTGGCTGATGAAACCTATGAAGCTCATTTTGGACCAGCGAATTATGCTTTCAATTATGGCAAAGTCCATTTTATCATCCTGGATGATGTATTATATCCGGATCCAAGGGATAATGAAGGATATTGGGGAGGGTTTACTCCGGAACAAATGCAATTCATTGAAAATGATCTTAAAACAGTACCCAAAGATAATTTGATTGTGATGGCTTTTCATATTCCACTAAGTGAGCCGGATGTTAAGGATGACTCTTTTAGGGACAGTGACCGTCAAAAGTTATTTGAATTGCTGAAGGATTTCCCAAACACATTATCTCTTTCAGCGCATACCCATATGCAGCGTCAGGATTTTTTTGATCAGAAAGATGGATGGTTGCAGGAGAAACCACATCATCATTATAATATCGGAACAACTTCGGGAGACTGGTATTCAGGAAAATTGGATGAGAAAGGAATTCCAATTTCAGTTATGAGAGACGGAACTCCAAAAGGCTATGCTTTTATTCATTTTGCAGGAAACCAATATACAGTTGATTACAAAACAGCAGGTAAACCGCAGGATTATCAAATGAAGGTTTTTACGCCAAAGGTGGTTGCAAAAGGTAAGCGTACCAAATCGGGCGTGTTTGTGAATTTTTTCATGGGAAGCAAAAAAGATAAAGTAGTGTACCGTGTGGATCAGGGAGAATGGAAAGAAATGGAGTATGTGCAGGCAGAAGACCCGTCTTATGTAGCACTGGTTTATGAGTGGGAGCTTTCAGAAGTACTGATGCCAGGAAGACGCTCATCAGATCCTGAAAAAAGCACGCATGTATGGAGAGGAAATATTCCGTCAGATCTTGCTTTGGGGGAACATACCATTGAAATAAAAGCTACCGATATGTTTGGTAAAATCCATACGTCCAGCAGTAATTACCGAATTGACAAAGTAAAATAA